Within the Bombyx mori chromosome 24, ASM3026992v2 genome, the region caggccggaaattaaaagttattttcaatgttaaatgtttgtcATGTGGCagtagttttttaaataaataaatgtgtttgTGAGCACGTGAGCGTCGCCCTGAGAGAGCCTTGAGACGCGAGGTTGAGGTCTCTTCCTCACAAGGACCGTCACTGCTCACTAGAGCGCTGGGAGGGTGCTACCGGCGTCTGCCGACGAGCCTGCTACAGTACGAGGGTGTGGGTACTCACCGCGGCCGTGTAACCTGCAACAAGACAACCTCTCGTCAGTGTCGAGCGACGCGCTGCCGAGCCTCAAGCGACAGAGGTTTTAGCGATACAGACACTCCTGTTATTACTTAAACTAtactagaattattttgtccgtgcagtttgggtcataaaaaatcggagcggtgaagcgaatatttcgctctctcttccactcaactctcagacacagcccactgagtttctcgccggatcttctcagtgggtcgcgtttccgatccggtggtagattctgcgaagcacggctcttgctagggccagtgttagcaacgtcatcaggtttgagccccgtgagctcacctactagttaaggttacgctgaaatagcccctaaggctatcagcttaggtaggaaaaataaataaaaaaaagacaataaaatcttccactcacgagccttacggacgggcatagtgatgcacattattgttgtcgataagcgttatcgatagtgtatttagtttttttattttgagggCTAGTGatcaaaattaaagaaaaaatagataaagcgttctaacacttacaccacatatcgccgcagcgagttaacgagaacggcagaaattaacactttgtaacttttcgggatctattcttatttcagtgaaaattttgaacacacgtgcaaatattattttgaataaattctgccgttttgatacaaaacaaaggactaggcattgtgtcactaaagaaattcagagaacgaatgcataaaaacacatttctcttcgacataatgtactataacttgcaggtaagtacaaatgacataacaatgtctcaccatcCTTCGTATACagccccgccgccgtgtacctgccttccatgactcatttATTTGTATCGATAATggaacatgctcaccgccctagccgggcaaaataattctactatagaggtcccgcagtagtcgaaattcgactataattaattgaaattataagtttgaacattattacggttctattgtcaaagactatttattatacttctatgatcacagatttcgccaacaATAcactataattaaataatattaaagacaaacaatattaatctattctcaatttgggactacagactttaaacaattggaaaagtttgacaaataaacaaataatatgcatatacatatatgtgtgtgtcaaatacacggtagtgtgtgtaatgttttctttattgatttattgtatttttatgcattattattattaaaaaaaagtattatcatTCTGCATtccctctctatattctctataagtgtgggaagtttcatactcctccgtccgcgcaatttacgtaaaaaggggcataaagtttttgcttcacgtattaatatataaataaaactctaaTGAGCGGCGCGATGCGCGTGCCTACTGCGGGGGGGAGGGTAGGGCGCCGCGGCCGCGGTCTTGTCATCGACAATGAGTCGTGTCTGTAACTCATGGTGCCGGGGGAGCCCGCTAGACACCCAGAGATGTCTACCTCGCATCTGTGGATGCCACGCGCTCACGCAATATGGACACCCTTTCTGTGGTGGTGACCTTCACTCACAGACTCCACTTCAAATCAAAGTTATCTATAGACTAAACTAATCTGTAAACTATCAAAGTGAGCGGAATTTTGAATGGGCTTTTCTAAGAGTTCGTCGAACAAAGAGGCGAGGTTTTGGTCATCTATTCCCCCCCCCAACCCCCCGCGCTCCCCGCGGCCGAGGGAACGCAATGTGCGCTGCACTAATCGCCGGTCAGTGTTGAGCGGATTTGGCAAAGCCAAGACACTTCTTAAGCGAATATTTCAGGCTCCTTTCATTGCTTTATGGCTGGCATAAGCCTTTCCTGGTGATTCCTTGCCACACGCTGCAGCCACTACTGCGCGGTCCGGTCAGGATCCTTCACAACTTAGattaaaggaaaataaaaacgtaaaagtcacacattttattttaattgattttattaacaagtataatttaaatttaaatgacaaaaaaaaattattaacaaaatgtataaatccATTGCAACCGCTGCGCGAAATATTGTTAGGTTGGCGCTTATCATCAATGCAGCCTGTACACTAGCGGGTCCCCCCCCCCGACCCCCCTGCTGTGCGGCGGGGGTCCGCCACGATACCGCGTTAGTGACATTGTTTGATTTAAATAGACGTATATCTTAGTAAATGCTGTGCCGGTGGTCGCGCCGCCACCTCGCCACCGCGAGGCCCCCAACACTTCGCTTATAATTACTTCAACTTATACAATAGTTTGTTTAAGATCCCCTACGTGCGTACAACGCGGCCGGCCCCGCCCCGCCCGCGCTCGCGCGACAGTCTAACTACACGACAATGAGTGGATGAATTATTCGTGTCCTGCGGGAGAATGACTAAAGGTAGGGACACACCGAGTTCAGTGCTACGTCCTCCTCGTGTGCAGAGTAGTCCTTTTCGTTGCCTTCAGCAAGTCGCTCGTGGTCATCAGCAATTCCGGGCGCAGCATTGATCAATTTCATACATAAACATGAAAGGCGGCGCCGCGTTTTAAAGGCGGGTTCTCTAACGATTACATTCTGAGGCTCAATCTCATCTGCTCGCTTCAGTCCGGCTGTACACGGACTCGGCGATGGATAAATTGCATTTTAACATTCAATGTCCTGAACTAATCGATTCCACTAATGGACCCACAGAGGGGTCCGCGAGGGGACGTCTCGTGTGTTAGTTCCATATCGTGCCACGAGCGTTGACCGACACTGTCACTATCATTGTCGGTGGACATGTGATGCCAGTGAGGCCGTAATGTGTAGAAACGGATCATATGGCTTTCTTTGAGGCTCTCTCACACAAGACTCAAGGCGTCCCACGAGTGTACTCTGTGTGTCTCTACCTTTACTGGCGGCTTTACACGTGTTATTGTATGGGAAGTGTCGCGGTACTTAGAGACTGGGGCCGCGGTGGGGGTCGCGGTGGGGTCGCGTGGTCCGGGGGGCGTCTGCAAGTTGTCAAGCGTCGTGATGAGTCTGAGGGCGCGTCTGTGGGGGTGTGACAGGGGGCAGTCCTCGGAGCGGGTGTCGAGAGCGCCCCTACCGGACTCTTCAGTAGAACCCTGCGAGCAAGGGAAACAAACATTACAAGTGTCGCACCAGTGACTACACTACACTCTACACTCTACTCCACTAGTCTAGTTGCAGCGACCCTACACAGCGACGCGTTAGTCAAGTTAATGTGTTATAAGCATTTCAACAGACGGCCCGGGGCGGCGCCGACACACACGACACCAAACAACCAGCGCGTGACGCACACGGTGACGTCACAGCCAAGCGTGAGCCGATCGCACAAGCaccaaatatatataaataaataaatatacacttACCTTGGTTCGGTCAGAATATTTACACTCGCGTCAAAATGATCGTCTGAAGCCCGTTCAAAGACACACCCAACATAACGACGTTCGTCTCTTTCGCTCACTTCAAAACGAGTGAAGCGAGAGAGAGACAACGATATGCTTCACAAACATTATTGTCATCTCAATTTGTTAGTGTTATTGTCATgcagataataaaatataaaacgcaTGCCTTATGTATAGACCAGACCGGGGAGTTGTGTGCGAGAGGGACGGACGTATCGCGCGAGAGCGAGACAGTCCGTCTGTACATCGATAATACTCGAGAGCTAAAGCGAAGCTATTTACAGAGAGTCGCGGCCGGCGGTGGAGTCCCAGAGACATCCCCCCCCCCCACTACCTCGCTTATATTGAACTGTCATTAGTTATTGTAACGATATTAGTATTCTATTAATAAAGCAATCAACCATTTGTACTAAAGTTTATATGTACCTTGCTGCGGACCGTAGCCCGGGGCTCCGTAGGCGGGGGGCGGAGCGCCGTACCCGCCGTACACGGGGGGTTCCGACTGCGAATTATAACAAcacgtttttaaatattgcattaGTGTACGCAAACTCTAAGGGTTTGGGGACGCACCATGTACATGTTGGCCGGCGGCGGGGGCTGCGCGCCCTCGAACCCGATGAACTGCACGAGCACGTCCCCGTCCACCGTGAGGTGCGAGATGCGCTGGTACTGCAGCCGGTGCGGGAACTCGCAGAAGTGCACGCCGTTCAGCGCCACctgcacacacacacgcacgctgCATGACCCCCTGCTCTACGCGTCGGGAGCGGGGGGACCGGCACACACACCGCCCCGCGCGTCAGGAGCGGGGGGACGTACCTTGAGGGCGCGCGGCTCGCACAGCACCAGCGCCTCGAAGGTCTCCCCGTTGGCGTGCAGCGGCATCCCGCCCGCCGTCTCCTCGGCGCCCCAGCTCATGTTGCTGAGGTGGTTCCGCACGACGCACATCTCCACGAAGCGGAAGTTGAGGTGCAGCGCGATGTCGTCCCGCGGGTCCGTGTTGGGTCCGCACTGCAGGTTGATCGCGAACCTGCACACGCAACGCGACATCCGCTACATGACAACGTGCATCTTAAATTATATCTTTagacgagcaattcttgtaaatATAATCTggatctcggaaacggctcccaactattttcataaaatttagtatacaggggatttcgggagcgataaatcgatctagttacgatttatttacagaaaatgttgttttgttcatttttttaattttttctttaaataaccagttcaaatttttttattattctgtcggtaagatcgaaaaatattattcttgtttgatcattttatcaatatgtaattcgtatctaataaatatacataaaaatgaagtgCTGTTCGTTGGTCTTGATTTCagtcaaattcaaatataatttctaaaaacacaatttaccaaaaaaaaaccgagcaaagcttcATTATCTAGTCATACATATTAAACCTCTACATTATAAGAACACTCAGTACTCTTGCTGCAGTCAAAGGAAGGGTAAAGTTTGTCGTCGACGACGAAGCGACTGACCTCTGTGCGCCGGGGGGCACTCTGCCCTGGATGCGGAGCATGCGCCCCGGGTACATGCCGCCCGGGATGGGGTGCACGCACGGTATCACCTGCAACAATATGCTGTCCGTCAGTGTACAGTTATGGTCTTATTAAGGCATGTGTTTGATGCTAATTAAATGATTGTACTGTCAGAGGGCCCCGTACATTGCCCCAGATTCCTCGAGCGGCAACCACAATTCTCTGCATGCCTACATCACTCAATTCCTATGTTAAAGAGTGCAAGTTGTGAGCTGATGTGTGGAGTAACCAGCTGCATGTTACTGCAGCAGTCCTACATTTCTGAAGGTTAGCACAAGCATTGTTACAATActataaagatttttttgtatcACTGTCTTCTATAACATGTGACTCACCCG harbors:
- the LOC101739986 gene encoding galectin-4; the protein is MAVPPIYNPVIPCVHPIPGGMYPGRMLRIQGRVPPGAQRFAINLQCGPNTDPRDDIALHLNFRFVEMCVVRNHLSNMSWGAEETAGGMPLHANGETFEALVLCEPRALKVALNGVHFCEFPHRLQYQRISHLTVDGDVLVQFIGFEGAQPPPPANMYMSEPPVYGGYGAPPPAYGAPGYGPQQGYTAAAYESPTAAYGQTVQGGGRRGLGTGGAVALGAGALAAGGLAGYALAGGFSSDSAADDEVSAMAESVEFGGDDWAE